The following proteins are encoded in a genomic region of Pseudorca crassidens isolate mPseCra1 chromosome 1, mPseCra1.hap1, whole genome shotgun sequence:
- the SLC25A29 gene encoding mitochondrial basic amino acids transporter isoform X2 — protein sequence MALDFLAGCAGGVAGVLVGHPFDTVKVRLQVQSVEKPQYRGTLHCFQAIIKQEGVLGLYRGLGSPLLGLTFINALVFGVQGNTLRALGRDSPLNQFLAGAAAGAIQCVICCPMELAKTRLQLQEAGPARTYRGPLDCLAQVYRREGLRGVNRGMVSTLLRETPSFGVYFLTYDTLTRVLGCEPDDRLLVPKLLLAGGTSGIASWLSTYPLDVVKSRLQADGLRGAPRYRGILDCVRQSYRAEGWRVFTRGLASTLLRAFPVNAATFATVTVVLSYARGEEARPEGDAVPAAPAGPALAQPSSL from the exons ATGGCGCTCGACTTTCTGGCTGGATGCGCTGGGG gtGTGGCAGGTGTGCTGGTGGGACACCCGTTTGACACGGTCAAG GTGCGGCTCCAGGTCCAGAGCGTGGAGAAGCCCCAGTACCGAGGGACCTTGCACTGCTTCCAAGCCATCATCAAGCAGGAAGGC GTGCTGGGCCTGTACCGCGGCCTGGGCTCGCCCCTCCTGGGGCTCACCTTCATCAACGCGCTGGTGTTCGGCGTGCAGGGCAACACCCTCCGGGCCCTGGGCCGGGACTCGCCGCTGAACCAGTTCCTGGCGGGCGCGGCGGCGGGCGCCATCCAGTGTGTCATCTGCTGCCCCATGGAGCTGGCCAAGACGCGGCTGCAGCTGCAGGAGGCGGGGCCGGCCCGCACCTACCGCGGGCCCCTGGACTGCCTGGCGCAGGTCTACCGGCGGGAGGGCCTGCGCGGCGTCAACCGGGGCATGGTGTCCACGCTGCTGCGCGAGACCCCCAGCTTCGGCGTCTACTTCCTCACCTACGACACGCTGACACGCGTGCTGGGCTGCGAGCCGGACGACCGCCTGCTGGTGCCCAAGCTGCTGCTGGCGGGCGGCACGTCGGGCATCGCGTCCTGGCTCTCCACCTACCCCTTGGACGTGGTCAAGTCGCGGCTGCAGGCTGACGGGCTGCGGGGCGCCCCACGCTACCGGGGCATCCTCGACTGCGTGCGCCAGAGCTACCGCGCCGAGGGCTGGCGCGTCTTCACGCGCGGGCTGGCCTCCACGCTGCTGCGCGCCTTCCCCGTCAACGCCGCCACCTTCGCCACCGTCACCGTGGTGCTCAGCTACGCGCGCGGCGAGGAGGCCCGGCCCGAGGGCGATGCCGTGCCCGCCGCCCCGGCGGGGCCCGCCTTGGCCCAGCCCTCCAGCCTGTGA
- the SLC25A29 gene encoding mitochondrial basic amino acids transporter isoform X1 codes for MFVTHTARRTLTGVAGVLVGHPFDTVKVRLQVQSVEKPQYRGTLHCFQAIIKQEGVLGLYRGLGSPLLGLTFINALVFGVQGNTLRALGRDSPLNQFLAGAAAGAIQCVICCPMELAKTRLQLQEAGPARTYRGPLDCLAQVYRREGLRGVNRGMVSTLLRETPSFGVYFLTYDTLTRVLGCEPDDRLLVPKLLLAGGTSGIASWLSTYPLDVVKSRLQADGLRGAPRYRGILDCVRQSYRAEGWRVFTRGLASTLLRAFPVNAATFATVTVVLSYARGEEARPEGDAVPAAPAGPALAQPSSL; via the exons ATGTTTGTAACGCACACAGCACGCAGGACTCTGACAG gtGTGGCAGGTGTGCTGGTGGGACACCCGTTTGACACGGTCAAG GTGCGGCTCCAGGTCCAGAGCGTGGAGAAGCCCCAGTACCGAGGGACCTTGCACTGCTTCCAAGCCATCATCAAGCAGGAAGGC GTGCTGGGCCTGTACCGCGGCCTGGGCTCGCCCCTCCTGGGGCTCACCTTCATCAACGCGCTGGTGTTCGGCGTGCAGGGCAACACCCTCCGGGCCCTGGGCCGGGACTCGCCGCTGAACCAGTTCCTGGCGGGCGCGGCGGCGGGCGCCATCCAGTGTGTCATCTGCTGCCCCATGGAGCTGGCCAAGACGCGGCTGCAGCTGCAGGAGGCGGGGCCGGCCCGCACCTACCGCGGGCCCCTGGACTGCCTGGCGCAGGTCTACCGGCGGGAGGGCCTGCGCGGCGTCAACCGGGGCATGGTGTCCACGCTGCTGCGCGAGACCCCCAGCTTCGGCGTCTACTTCCTCACCTACGACACGCTGACACGCGTGCTGGGCTGCGAGCCGGACGACCGCCTGCTGGTGCCCAAGCTGCTGCTGGCGGGCGGCACGTCGGGCATCGCGTCCTGGCTCTCCACCTACCCCTTGGACGTGGTCAAGTCGCGGCTGCAGGCTGACGGGCTGCGGGGCGCCCCACGCTACCGGGGCATCCTCGACTGCGTGCGCCAGAGCTACCGCGCCGAGGGCTGGCGCGTCTTCACGCGCGGGCTGGCCTCCACGCTGCTGCGCGCCTTCCCCGTCAACGCCGCCACCTTCGCCACCGTCACCGTGGTGCTCAGCTACGCGCGCGGCGAGGAGGCCCGGCCCGAGGGCGATGCCGTGCCCGCCGCCCCGGCGGGGCCCGCCTTGGCCCAGCCCTCCAGCCTGTGA